Proteins from a single region of Campylobacter sputorum:
- a CDS encoding N-6 DNA methylase produces MITKDNLKNLLEHLGYTENKDKYIYHFDTTNCEIIVDFNNEKIIYPIEKGLTVNERQTTNFSDNENFVVFECIHRLLEKGYKPSHIEIEKRWSLGHLQKSGRADICVMNATGNDILFIIECKTYGDEFDKELKTLKSDGGQLFSYYQQEKSAKWLILYASNFENSKLLHQVKTIPVFDTEDMQKKDKNIDLYENSSSKEKAFETWIKTYNQKIYDDLIFREDTIAYNIGEKPLRIKDLKEFNPRDKIVNKFEEILRHNNVSDKENAFNKLTALFICKLVDEITKSKEDIVDFQFKYGTDTYETLLDRLQRLYKDGMDKFMKEEIFYISSEYPLNLFQTYKGQNRKNAIEDLKETFRKLKFYSNSDFAFKDVHNEELFRQNGKILVEVVKLFENYRIVYPSKHQFLGDLFEQLLNQGFKQNEGQFFTPIPITRFIWESLPIENLKSLDKKDAYPKVIDYACGSGHFLTEGIDLINKVKGNNDNNWVSENIYGIEKDYRLARVSKISLFMNGAGEGNIIFGDGLDNHKDKGVENNSFDILVANPPYSVKAFKSHLELEENEFELTEFISNDGSEIEVLFVEKIAQLLKPNGIAAVILPSSILSNTSNSYIGARELILKNFKIKAIAQFADKTFSATGTNTIVLFLQKYNEPPKYFKIIEDTVQAIFNNQKVSEWLDNEILDDYINHIGVDEEIYIDFIEEKRDYEDFSDDDYFKMYVNDFKNSTELKNLIAKNTFKKLNEKEQKIKINNIFYVNVKEIEKDKLFYFSLVRNQETLIVKSPTNANEQYKYLGYKWSNRKGNEGIQIQKMSGLLYDPKNRESHKHISPLIRKMYNGNLKNIDEELEEYTNIFQTKNMLDFEREKFDTSISLIEKRNINIVSKYNIKKLKNINGFLLIRGVTYPKDKESLFVTNNVILTADNITLDNRLDIKKEIFIDNSYEMDEEKKLIKEDIFICLSSGSLKHIGKMAFINSNLEKYAGGFMGIIRINLIEEILAKYLFFVLSSDVTEKQIKSLALGGNIKNISSDFENIKIPVPPLDIQEKIISECNKLEEKYEKTRMEIEEYKSQIQKIFEELEVIKPNGRGEYITYKLSDSNVFDLSIGKRVLQSDLTEKGIPVYSANVFEPMGLIKRELIGDFSKPYIIWGIDGDWMVNILAKGYEFYPTDHCGVMSVDESKINPRYMAYLLEKEGKGIGFSRAHRASLDRIKSISVKVPGIEIQNENMMKVISIEEKIKKLKEAQFDSNTEISNILKKYLN; encoded by the coding sequence TTGATTACAAAAGATAATTTAAAAAATCTATTAGAACATTTAGGATATACAGAAAATAAAGATAAATACATTTATCATTTTGACACTACAAATTGTGAAATCATAGTAGATTTTAATAATGAAAAAATAATATATCCAATAGAAAAAGGATTAACAGTTAATGAAAGACAGACAACAAATTTTTCAGACAACGAGAATTTTGTTGTTTTTGAATGTATTCACAGGCTTTTAGAAAAGGGATATAAGCCATCACATATAGAGATTGAAAAAAGATGGTCTTTAGGACATTTACAAAAAAGCGGTCGTGCAGATATTTGCGTAATGAATGCTACTGGCAATGATATTTTATTTATAATTGAATGCAAAACATATGGAGATGAATTTGATAAAGAATTAAAGACTTTAAAATCTGACGGAGGGCAATTATTTTCTTACTATCAACAAGAAAAATCCGCAAAATGGCTGATTTTATATGCTTCAAATTTTGAAAATAGCAAACTCTTGCACCAAGTAAAAACTATACCTGTTTTTGATACAGAGGATATGCAAAAAAAGGATAAAAATATAGACTTGTATGAAAATTCAAGCTCAAAAGAAAAAGCTTTTGAAACTTGGATAAAAACATATAATCAAAAGATATATGATGATTTAATCTTTAGAGAAGATACTATAGCTTATAACATTGGCGAAAAACCTTTAAGAATTAAAGATTTAAAAGAATTTAATCCAAGAGATAAAATCGTTAATAAATTTGAAGAAATTTTAAGACATAACAATGTATCTGATAAGGAAAATGCCTTTAATAAACTTACAGCCTTATTTATTTGTAAATTAGTAGATGAAATAACAAAAAGCAAAGAAGACATAGTAGATTTTCAATTTAAATATGGTACTGATACTTACGAAACTTTATTAGATAGACTTCAAAGGCTCTATAAAGATGGTATGGATAAATTTATGAAAGAGGAGATATTTTATATATCTTCGGAATATCCACTAAACTTATTCCAGACATACAAGGGACAAAATAGAAAAAATGCCATTGAAGATTTAAAAGAAACTTTTAGAAAATTAAAATTTTATTCCAACAGCGATTTTGCATTTAAAGATGTTCATAATGAAGAACTTTTCAGGCAAAATGGCAAAATTTTAGTAGAAGTTGTAAAACTATTTGAAAATTATAGGATTGTATATCCATCAAAACATCAATTTTTGGGAGATTTATTTGAACAATTATTAAATCAAGGTTTTAAGCAAAACGAGGGTCAATTTTTTACACCTATTCCAATAACAAGATTTATTTGGGAGAGTCTGCCAATAGAAAATTTAAAAAGCCTTGATAAAAAAGATGCCTACCCTAAAGTAATCGATTATGCTTGTGGAAGCGGACATTTTTTAACTGAAGGCATAGATTTAATAAACAAAGTCAAAGGAAATAATGATAATAATTGGGTAAGTGAAAATATTTATGGAATAGAGAAGGACTATAGACTTGCAAGAGTTTCCAAAATCTCTCTTTTTATGAATGGTGCAGGAGAAGGAAATATTATTTTTGGAGATGGACTTGATAATCATAAGGATAAAGGAGTAGAAAATAATTCTTTTGATATTTTAGTGGCTAATCCTCCATATTCTGTAAAAGCTTTTAAAAGTCATTTAGAATTAGAAGAAAATGAATTTGAACTAACTGAGTTTATTTCAAATGATGGTAGTGAGATAGAGGTTTTATTTGTAGAAAAGATAGCACAACTTTTAAAACCTAATGGCATTGCGGCTGTAATACTTCCATCAAGTATATTGAGTAATACCTCTAATAGCTATATAGGTGCAAGAGAGCTTATACTAAAAAATTTTAAAATTAAAGCTATTGCACAATTTGCTGATAAAACTTTTAGTGCGACAGGTACGAATACTATAGTTTTATTTTTACAAAAATATAATGAACCTCCAAAATACTTTAAAATTATAGAAGATACAGTACAAGCGATTTTTAATAATCAAAAAGTTAGTGAATGGTTGGACAATGAAATACTTGATGATTATATTAATCATATCGGTGTAGACGAAGAAATTTATATTGATTTTATAGAAGAAAAAAGGGACTATGAAGATTTTTCAGATGATGATTATTTCAAAATGTATGTAAATGACTTTAAAAATTCTACAGAGCTAAAAAACCTAATTGCTAAAAATACATTTAAGAAACTTAATGAAAAAGAACAAAAAATTAAGATAAATAATATTTTTTATGTTAATGTAAAAGAAATAGAAAAAGATAAATTATTTTATTTTTCTCTTGTTAGAAATCAGGAAACCTTAATTGTAAAATCTCCCACAAATGCAAATGAACAGTATAAATATTTGGGATATAAATGGTCTAACAGAAAAGGTAACGAGGGCATACAAATTCAAAAAATGAGTGGACTCTTATATGACCCTAAAAATCGAGAAAGCCATAAACACATTTCACCATTAATTAGAAAGATGTATAATGGTAATCTTAAAAATATTGATGAAGAGTTAGAAGAATATACAAATATATTTCAAACTAAAAATATGCTTGACTTTGAGAGAGAAAAGTTTGATACGTCAATAAGCTTAATAGAAAAAAGAAATATAAATATTGTTAGTAAATATAATATAAAGAAATTAAAAAATATAAATGGGTTTTTATTAATAAGAGGAGTTACCTACCCAAAAGATAAGGAAAGTTTATTTGTAACAAATAATGTGATTTTAACCGCAGACAATATAACATTAGATAACAGATTGGATATAAAAAAAGAGATTTTTATAGATAATAGTTATGAAATGGATGAAGAAAAAAAGTTGATTAAAGAGGATATTTTTATATGTTTATCTAGTGGTAGTTTAAAGCATATTGGTAAGATGGCATTTATTAATTCAAATTTAGAAAAATATGCTGGTGGTTTTATGGGAATAATTAGAATTAATTTAATAGAAGAGATATTAGCAAAATATTTATTTTTTGTTTTATCATCAGATGTTACCGAAAAACAAATAAAAAGTCTTGCTTTAGGCGGAAATATAAAAAATATTTCATCAGATTTTGAAAATATTAAAATTCCAGTACCGCCATTAGATATCCAAGAAAAAATAATTTCTGAATGCAATAAACTCGAAGAAAAATATGAAAAAACTCGTATGGAAATAGAAGAGTATAAATCACAAATTCAAAAAATATTTGAAGAGCTTGAAGTCATAAAACCTAACGGGAGGGGGGAGTATATAACATATAAACTAAGTGATTCCAATGTATTTGACCTTTCTATCGGTAAAAGAGTTTTACAAAGTGATCTTACTGAAAAAGGAATCCCTGTTTATAGTGCAAATGTATTTGAACCAATGGGTTTAATTAAAAGAGAGTTAATAGGAGATTTTAGTAAACCATACATAATATGGGGCATTGATGGAGATTGGATGGTAAATATTTTAGCTAAAGGCTATGAGTTTTATCCTACTGATCACTGCGGAGTAATGAGCGTTGATGAAAGTAAAATTAATCCAAGATATATGGCATATCTTTTAGAAAAAGAGGGTAAAGGAATAGGATTTTCTAGAGCACATAGAGCCTCTCTAGATAGAATAAAAAGTATTTCTGTTAAAGTTCCGGGCATAGAAATACAAAACGAAAATATGATGAAAGTAATAAGTATTGAAGAAAAAATAAAAAAACTTAAAGAAGCTCAATTTGATTCAAATACTGAAATAAGCAATATTCTTAAAAAATACCTAAATTAA
- a CDS encoding ClbS/DfsB family four-helix bundle protein, whose amino-acid sequence MQTYKNKEELKTEINKAFEKYISEFDNIPENLKDKRVDEVDRTPAENLAYQVGWTSLLLKWEEDERKGLQVKTPSDEFKWNQLGELYQWFTDTYAHLSLQELKAKLNENVNSIYVMIDSLSNEELFKPHMRKWADEATKTAVWEVYKFIHVNTVAPFKTFKTKIRKWKKIALQITVS is encoded by the coding sequence TTGCAAACATATAAAAATAAAGAAGAACTCAAGACTGAAATTAATAAAGCATTTGAGAAGTATATTTCAGAATTTGATAATATTCCAGAAAATTTAAAAGATAAGAGAGTTGATGAAGTTGATAGAACTCCAGCAGAAAATCTTGCTTATCAGGTTGGCTGGACAAGTTTGCTTCTTAAATGGGAAGAAGATGAAAGAAAGGGGCTTCAAGTAAAAACACCATCGGATGAATTTAAATGGAATCAACTTGGTGAATTATATCAGTGGTTCACGGATACCTACGCTCATTTATCCTTACAAGAGTTGAAGGCAAAATTAAATGAAAATGTTAATTCTATCTATGTAATGATTGATTCGTTAAGTAACGAAGAATTATTTAAACCACATATGAGAAAATGGGCTGATGAAGCTACTAAAACAGCAGTATGGGAAGTATATAAATTTATTCATGTGAATACTGTTGCACCTTTTAAAACTTTCAAAACAAAAATCAGAAAATGGAAGAAGATAGCGTTACAAATTACGGTTTCGTAA
- a CDS encoding CoA-binding protein, protein MNIKQILNSAKNIAIVGLSPNESKPSNIVGKYLLEQNFNIFPIYPKFDTILNQKVYRDLDDINTQIDIVVVFRKGVYAKNLLQKCIQHNINTLWLQLGITNDEASQIAKEKGINFIQDKCIMIEHKAIKGQ, encoded by the coding sequence ATGAATATAAAGCAAATTTTAAATAGTGCTAAAAACATAGCAATAGTAGGGCTTTCACCAAATGAAAGTAAACCGAGTAATATAGTTGGCAAGTATTTATTAGAACAAAATTTTAATATTTTTCCAATTTATCCTAAATTTGATACAATCTTAAATCAAAAAGTATATAGAGATTTAGATGATATAAATACCCAAATAGACATAGTTGTTGTGTTTAGAAAAGGAGTGTATGCAAAAAATTTACTACAAAAATGCATACAGCACAACATAAACACTCTTTGGCTTCAACTTGGAATAACAAATGATGAAGCATCACAAATAGCTAAAGAAAAAGGGATAAATTTTATACAAGATAAATGCATTATGATAGAACACAAAGCAATAAAAGGACAATAA
- a CDS encoding DUF1722 domain-containing protein, whose product MNVLKPLLNSSKHIWGYFKKQAKSNEKNKFFFLLSEYKLSKIHNIEIFCFLEQLLIMYPNEYLQNTSIFDYYKKINKRDFGTKS is encoded by the coding sequence ATAAATGTATTAAAACCATTATTAAACTCTTCTAAGCATATTTGGGGCTATTTTAAAAAACAAGCTAAATCAAATGAGAAGAATAAATTTTTCTTTCTACTTAGTGAATACAAACTCTCCAAAATACATAATATCGAGATTTTTTGCTTCTTAGAACAACTTCTTATTATGTATCCAAATGAGTATTTGCAAAACACAAGCATTTTTGATTATTATAAAAAGATAAATAAACGAGACTTTGGCACGAAGAGCTAA